GCTGAAGCCCGCGATCCCGGTCAAGAAGTCGGTGACGCCGGAATATATCATCTGTCTCGAGGACGGCCTGAAGTTCAAGTCGCTGAAGCGCCATCTGCGCACGAAGTACAACATGACGCCCGAGGAATACCGGGCGAAGTGGGGCCTTCCCAACGACTATCCGATGGTCGCGCCGAGCTATGCGGAAGCGCGCTCCAACCTCGCCAAGAAGATGGGCCTCGGCCAGCAGCGCAAGAAGCCCGTCGCCCCGGCGCCGAAGCCCCGCACCCGCAAGAAGGCCGCCTGATCGGGCGACGCCCCGTCCGGCGCCTCAAGACCCATAAAAAAGCCCCGACAGGTCCGCCTGCCGGGGCTTTTATGTTTGGGCGGCACACGCGGCGCGGCCGGCGTTACTATGATTTTCGCGGCGCTGTGGCCGCGCCATGTTCCCAAACAGCACATTCCCCGCTAACAGTCGCACTCTACCTTCCTACCTCGCACGGGCGGGCCACGGCCGCATTCGCGGCGTCGACCCGCGCGCTTCGCGGCTCCCGACCACGCGCCGCCGCCCGCCTGCGACGTCCAACGGATACGCGCCATGAAGATCCTGATGGTGTCCCCGACTCCCGCCTGCCCGCCCACGGCTGGCAACCGGGCGCGCATCCTCGCTTTGGCGCGCGCCGTGCGCGAACTCGGCCATGACCTGCATTTCGCCTATCTCGCCCCCCGCGGCGCGGACCCCGTCACCCGCGCGGCGCATATGGCGGAGTTTGGCGCGGACCATTTCCATTCGCTCGATCTCGACGGCAGGGACGCGCTCCAGCGCCGCCTGCAGGAGAAATGGCGTGCCGTGCGCCGACGCCTGCGTATCGGCGATCCGCACCTCTATCGGCTCGATGAGTGGTATTTTCGCAGCTACCATGTCGCGCTGCAGCAGCTCGACGCCGTGCATGGCTTCGATGCCGTCATCTGCGAATATGTGTTCATGTCCCGCGCCCTTGAGGCCTTCGACCCCCGGGCCCTGAAGATCCTCGACACCCATGACGCCTTCGGCGACCGCCACCTCGAATTCCTCAAGGTTGGCCGCCCCCCGCAATGGTACTCCACCTCGAAGGCTGAGGAACTGCGCGGCTTCCGGCGCGCCAATGCCGTCATCGCCATCCAGCCGAGCGAAGCCGAGAGGTTCGCCCGCGACCTCGGCAGTGCGCCGCCGACATTGCACACGGTCAGCCACTTCCTGGATCTCTCCCGGCGTGCCCCCGCGAGCGCAGCCCCGGCGGCCGCCTTCGTCGGGTCGGGGAACGACATCAACATCAGCGCACTCGATCATTTGCGCCGCAACATCCTGCCGCGCATCCTGGCGCGGCGACCGGACTTCCGGCTCGTGGTGGCCGGCAGCATCTGCGAGCGCGTCATGGACCAGCCGGAGATCCTACGGCTCGGCCGTATCGACCACATATCCGACGCCTTCGCGCAGGCGCCGATCGCCCTCAACCCGACGCTGTTCGGCACGGGCATCAACATCAAGCAGCTCGACGCCATGGCCGCCGGCGTGCCAAGCGTCAGCACCGAGACCGGCAGCAGGGGCTTTGCGGCGCCTGAACGCGACGGCTATATCGCCACCGTCCCCGACGAGGATCCGCAGGCTTTCGCCGATGCGGTGGTCGACCTCCTCGGCCAGCCTGACCGACGCGCCGCCATGGCCGACAACGCCTTCAGCGCCGCGCAGGCCTGGAATGCCCGCCAGACCGATGCGCTGAAGTCACTGCTGCTTTCAAAATCTGTGGTGAATTAACTTCACATCCTTCTCGTCACACGGTTTCGTGTAGAGGTGCGATGTTGCGGTGCAGTGAGACAACATGACCAACGTCCGAGACCTGCTGGCGAACGTGTATGAGATGGTCCGGCTGGACCTGCCGACCATCCTCTCCATGCGCCAGAACATCACATGGAAGGACGATGGCAGCCCGGTCACGGAGGCGGATCTGCGCGTGGAGAAGAACGTCCACGCCTATCTCGCCCAGCATTTGCCCGACCTCACCTTCATCTGCGAGGAAAGCTACACGCCCGGCGCGGAGGGCGAGGCGGCCGAGACTGCTGCGGGCTGGACCGCCGTGCTCGACCCGATCGACGGCACCGAGAATTTCTGCTCCGGCTTCAAGGAATGGGGCGTCTCGCTCTCCATCTGGCGCGACGGGGCGCATCAGGGCAGCGCGATCTTCCTGCCGGAGCTTGGGGACCGGCTGATGAGTGGGGAGGCCATTCCCTATCAGCGCTCGCGCATCATCGGCTTCTCCTCCTCGATCACCGACGAGTTGGCCGCGCGCGTGGCGCGGGCCGGCGAAGCGCGGATCATGGGCTGCGCGGCCTATAATCTGTTCAACGTCACGCGCGGGGCGCTGGCGGGGTTCTCAAATCCGGCTGGCGCCAAGAGCTGGGACATTCTTGCAGGTCTCATGCTGGCGCGCGAGCACGGCTGTGACATCGACGTGGAGGGGGCAAGCTATGGCGGACACTATCTCCGACCTGATCGCAAATATCGCTTCGACATACGCCACCGATACGATCTTCATCCTCGGTAAGGGGCCCTCGGCCGACCTGATCGACCCGCAGGTGTTTTCCTCGGCGCTGGTCATCGCGCTGAACGATGCCGAACAGATCGCCCCGGCCGACATCACTGTCTTCCATGCCGGCTGGGCCAAGGCGGGCATCGCCGCCAATGGCTACCGCTCGCGCGCCTATCTCACCTCGGCCGACTTCACCGCGCCGCAGCGCGAGGTGGCTTATGTCGAGCATGTGCCGCTGACGCAGGAATCCACCGATCTGATGATGCAGCGCTTCCAGGCGGGCGTGCTGAAGATCGAGGACGTGCTGTTCATGACCGCGCTGCAGGTGGCCCGCAAGGTCGCCGCCATTCGCGGGCGCCGGCAAACCGTCTACATGGTCGGCTTCGATTTCAACTTCGAGGCCGGGCACACCTATAGCGAGCGGGTGGAGCGTGACTTCACCGGGGCGACCGATGCCGACAAACGCCTCGTCTTCACCATGCAGGAATTCTTCTTCATCAACGCGCTCTACATCCTCAAGGGATCGGAGCTGGAGGTGAAGCATGTCGGCGCCAAGCCGTTCAGCGTGCTCTCCCCGACCGAGCTGAACCACATGTTCGGCCGGCAGCTGGAGCCGGCCAATGACGGGCGCCCGAACAAGGTCTCGGTGGTCGCCGAGCTGACCACCAACCATTTCGGTGATCGGCTGCGGCTGGAGCGGATGATCCGCTCCTCCAAGGCGTCGGGGGCGGACTACATCAAGCTGCAGAAGCGCGATGTCGCCAGCTTCTATGCGCCCGAGCAGCTCTCGGCCCCCTATGTCTCGCCCTTCGGCAAGACCTTCGGCGAGTATCGCCAGCAGCTCGAACTCTCGCGCGACGATTTCGCCTTCGTCGACAAGCTGTGCCGCGACCTCAATATCGGCTGGTTCGTCTCGGTTCTGGACCAGCCCTCCTTCGAGTTCCTGCGGGAATTCGACCCGCCGATCATCAAGCTGCCCTCGACCATTTCCGAGCACCGCGACTATCTCGACCATGTCTCGAAGAATTACCGCCGCACGGTGGTGCTCTCGACCGGCATGACCGACGACGCCTATGAGCGCTGGGTGCTGGAGACCTTCACCGCCTGCGAGAAGCTGGTGCTGATGCAGGCGAACTCGGCCTATCCCACGCCGCTGGAAGATTGCGGCGTCGGCATCGTCCGGCACTATCACGAGCTGTCCAAGCAGTACCCGCACCTCATGCCGGCCTATTCGAGCCATGATTTCGGCTGGCTCGGCTCGGCGCTGGCGGTGGCGGCGGGCGCGCGCATGGTCGAGAAGCATGTGAAGCTCGGCAACACCGAGTGGGCGCACTTCGACGCCGTCGCCGTCGACCTCACCACGCCGGCCTTCAAGGAGTATGTCGACCGCATCCGCGAGGCAGAGCGCATCGTCGGCGAGGAAGAAAAGAAGGTCAATTCAAGCGAGCACCACAAATACCGCCGCAAGGCGGGGTGAGTGCGGGGGCATTAGCAGGAGCGAAACGTGACTGAGTCTCTGGCGAATAATGGGCGGCGTGTCTGGGCGGTGGTCGCCGCGCGTTCGGGGTCGAAGGGACTGTCCAACAAAAATATCCGGTCTCTGGCGGGCACACCGCTTATCAGCCACTCCATCCGTTTCGCACTCAAGACCGGCTTCTTTGAGCGTGTCATGCTCACGACCGACTCAGCGGAGTACGCGGCGATCGGAGAGCAGCATGGGGCGTGGGTGCCCTTTCTGCGCAGTCCTGAGGCTGCCGCCGACACCAGCATGGAGGAGCATATCCTCGAAGACATGGACCGCCAGCTTGCGCAGCATGGGATCACCCCGCCTGACGCCATCGTCTGGTTCCGTCCGACCTTCCCGTTTCGGGCCATAGCAGATCTACGGACGGCACTCGATCTTCTGGACGATGACGTGGATGCAGTACGTCTGGTCGTCGAGGGCGAGCCAAGGCTCTACACGCTGACCGACGGCTACCTGAACCCGACATTTGATGATGGCGGCCGTTCGATGATCCGGCGCCAAGAATTCAAACCGGTTTATAAGGTCTTTCACACAGACATATTTTGGTACCGCAACATAAAATTGGGCGTGAAGTTTCTCGGAGATCGCGTGCGCGGTGTTCCTGTGCACAAGATCTGCGGCATTGACGTTGATTCAATCGAAGATTTCGAACTCGCCGAGGCAATTATCCAAGCAGGAGCCACGTCAGCCCAGCGTTACATAAACCCGTAATACAGCTGACTTTGGCATTGAGTGTGCCTCCGCCCTGTTCCCGCCGCACGCGCAGGCACACCATCCGCTGAAAGATAGAGAATGGCCACGATACTCCTCTCGACGCTGCTGCAGCCTGCTGACCGGACCGCCGCGTTCTTCAGCAGCCTGATCGGCGCGCTCGAGACGAAGGGCCATCAGGTTTGGCTCTGGGCGCCGGGTCCGCTGGCGGGTTTCGAGGCCCGATGCCTGCCCATGCCCTATGCCATCCGCGATTGGCTGCGTCACTATCCGGTCGCGCCCTCGCCGGTTCGCGACGCCGAGACCGCCAAATGGATCGCGCGCCTCAAGGTGCTCACCCGTCAGGGCTGCCCGGCCTCGCTGGCGCCCCAGCTCTACGAGATCGTCCGTGGCGTCAGCGAGCATGTGCTGGCGACCGTCCAACCGGACCTGTTCGTCGCGTGGAACCCCTATGAGGTCCGCGTCGGTGTGACCTATGATCTGTGCCGCGAGCGTGGCATCGCCACGGCAACGCTGGAGCGGGCGCCGCTGCCGAATACCTGGCACCTCGACAGCCAGGACCATCTGGCCGGCTCACGCCTGCGCGCGCTTTCCTATGAGGACATCGCCGCCGATGACGCACAGGCGGAGCTTTGCCGGCAGACGACGGCGGCGCTTTTCGCAAAATTTCCGCTGGAGGGGCTCGACCGCTACCGGCAGCAGGGCGGCGGGACGGACCTGCCGCATTCCCGCAAGCGGATCGTGTTCCTGACCACCGACGACATGACCGTCGGCATCCACCCCACGGACCACCCCGACCGCCGCATGCTGCTTCCGGGGTTCCTCAGCTCCTTCGACGCCGCGCGGGCCGTTGCCGAGGCGCATCCCGACAAGGATGTATTGCTCAAGGTCCATCCCAACGCGCTGCATCTGGTGGATGAGCAGGACTATCCCGGCAATGTCAGCATCGTCGACGGGCCACCGGCCCCGCTGCTGAAGACGGCGGATGTCGTCGTCTCGATGGGGGGATCGCTGACGGCCATGGCCATCGGGCTCGGCAAGCCGGTCGTCCATCTCGTCCACGATGCCTATCACGGCAAGGGCATCTTCTTCGAGATCGCGCAGCCCGATGAACTGGGGCGCGCCATCGATGCGGCGATGACCGCCAGCCCGGACGAGCTGGCCCGACGGCGGGCACGGTTCGATATCGTGTCCGGGTACATGCTCAGGTCCTATGTCGTCTCCCATCCCGCCGAGGTCGAGGGACTGTATGGCGTGGCGCAAGCGGTGGAGATGATCGACCGACATCTCGCCCAACGCGTCACGGCGCCGACGGCGGCCGCCGAGCTTCCCGCCGCGCCGGCGGCGGACGCGGCCCACGGGTTCCACCCCGCTGCGCCCTCCCCCGACGAGGTGCGCGCCGCCCTCACCGGGCCGTCCGAGCGCACCGTGTTCCTCGATTTCGACCACACGCTATTCGCCGGCAACACCACCGAGGAATATCTGCGGCAGGCCCGCCCGGCGCTGCTGGTCAGCCTCATCCTCGCCTTCGTGCGCGGCTTCCTGCCGTGGCGCAAATTCTTCGGCAGACACTGGTTCCGCTTCCGCGACTATGCCGCCGTGGTCGCGGTGACGCTGCTGCTGCCGTGGAACCTCGCCCGCTGGCGCCGCAATGCCCCCGCGCTGTTCGCCGCGCGCGGCACGCATGAGCTGGCGCAGGCGCTCAAGGTCGTGCCGGCCGAGCGCACCGTCATCGTCTCCTTCGGCTTCGACATGCTGATCGGCCCGCTCGTCAAGGGCACGCATTGGGAGAGCTGCCGGCGCGCCTGCGTGCCGTTCCAGTTGCACCCACGCGTGCTGAAGACGCTGCGGCACGGCAAGGCGCGGCTCATTGGCGGGCTGTTCCCGCCGCGCGTCGTCGCCACCGCCGCGCTGGTGACCGATTCCGAGGACGACCGCGACCTGCTCGACCGGGTGAAAGTCCCCCTGCTCGTCGAGCCGGTCGGCGAGAAGAGCGCGGCGGAAGAATCCTTCTATCTGCCGATGCGCTACACGGCGCTGGCGAAATACAACGCCCATTATGTGCGCAAGCAGACGCTGTTCGTCGAGCTGCCCTTGCTGCTGCTCGCGACCCTGCCGCTCGCCGGCGCACCCTGGCTTTGGCTGGGCGCGGCGCTCGCGCTGTTCGTCTCCATGCTCGCCGTCTACGAGATCGGCTATTTCGAGAACGATCAAGTCGCCGCCGCGCGCGAGGCGAACCCGACGCTGACGCCGATGGCCGCGCGCTTCCGCGATTTCCCGCTCGCCCGCCATGCGTGGAGCTGGGCCATCGCGCTCGGGCTTGTCGGCGCGTTGCTGGCGAGCCTGCGCCTCACCGGGGGGGTGTTCGACAGCGACCTTTTCGCCATTTTGGCCGGTGTGTGGATCGTGGTGCTACTCGTGGTGCGGGGGCTGTTCGCGGCCTATAATCGCCTGCCCGAGGCGCGCCGGATCTTCGTCTACCCGCTGCTGCAGGCCGCCAAGCTGCTGGCCCCGCTGCTCCTCATCCCCGGCCTCGCGCTCGGCGCCGCTCTGCTATTGGCCCAGACCGTCGCGATGTGGATGACCTATGCAGTCTACCGCGCAGGTGGCGACAAGGCCATGGTTCCGCGAGAGACCGTCCGTCTGACCGCCTTCCTCGCTCTCGCGGCCGGAACGCTCCTTGCATCGCCGTCCGGCACGCTGCACACCGAAGCCGTGGCGGGTGTCCTGATCCTAGCCTGGCTGCTGCGTGAGCGCTGGGTAGGCGTCATCCGCCGACCGCTGGTGGCCGCAGCCAAGACGTTGAAGACCCGGCTCGCCCACCGCTTCGCCTCGCGCTGAGAATGTAGGAACGCATGAAGATCGACGGCATTTCCGAATTCTGGAGCCTTCTGTCCCGCACGCGGCGACGCGAGTTTATCGTGCTGCTGGGCTTCCAGTTCGTACTGAGCGTCCTCGAGTTCATCGCGGTCGGCGCGGTTCCTGCCTATGTGCTGCTAATGAGCCGCTCGCAGGAGGCGATGGCTCTCCCACAGTTGCGGCCGTGGCTCGACTGGGTCGGTATCCACGACTCCGTCACCCTTATCTACGCGGGCGGCGTGGGCGTCATCGCGTTGTTCCTGCTGCGGGGCGCTTTCAACCTCGTGGTGTTGAAGGTGCAGGCCCGGTTCATGGCCGCGCTCGGCGGTGATCTCTCGCTGCGGCTTTTCACGGCCTATCTGCACGCGCCCTACCTGTTCCATCTCACCCAGAACACCGCCCATTTCATCCATGTTGTCATGGGCGAGACTGGGCGCATGGGCGGCAATTTCCTTCAGCCACTGCTCACGGCCGCCCAGGCAATCTTCATCCTGGGGGCACTGACCACACTAGTCGTCGTGTCGGACCCCTTCCTCGCGCTGATGCTCGGCATCACCGCGGGCGGATCCTGCTTCCTCTTCATGCGGCTGAATCGGGAAAAGCTGCATCGCGTCGGCCTCGAGTTCAGCCGCCGGAACCGTCAGATCACACAGACTCTGAATGAGGGCCTCGGCTCCTATAAGCACACGCGGCTGCGGGGGCTTGAGGGGGATATCCGCGGCGAGTTCCAGCAGCATGCGCAGGTGCGCGAGGAGACCCAGCGGACGATGCGGTTCAATCAGGGCCTCTCGAAGCCGGTCTTCGAGACGGTGGGCCTGACGGCGCTCATCCTGCTGGTCTTCGTCATGCTGCTCCAGGGGCGCTCTCCGGACCTCGTGGTGCCCACACTGGCCATGCTCGGCGCCGTAGCCGTGCGCATGCTGCCGACGCTGAACCAGCTCGCGGTCGCGCTCAGCACCATGCGCTCGAACCTTTCGGCGGTTCACAGCCTTGTCGACGAGTACCGCGCCCTCGGCATCGGCCCGGACGAGCCGACGTTCGACACAGCGGGGACCGCCAAGCCATTAGCCATGGGCGACATCGTCTTCAGCGACGTGACCTATCGCTACCCTGGCCAGAACCACGACGCGCTGCAGAATCTCTCGCTCACCATCCCGGCCGGCAGCTCCGTGGCATTTGTCGGCCCGACCGGCTCCGGCAAGACCACCGCTGTCGACGTGATGCTCGGCTTCCTCGCCTATAGCGGCGGCGACATCACGGTGGGTGGGCGCTCCATCGGCGAGAACCTGGCGGGCTGGCAGCGGCTCATCGGCTATATTCCGCAGGCCATCTACCTCACCGATGCCTCGATCCGCCGCAACGTCGCGCTCGGCGTGCCCGAGAGCGAGATCGACGATGCCGCGGTCTGGCGCGCGCTGGAGGCGGCGCAGCTCACCGATTATGTCCGTGGCCTGCCGGAAGGGTTGCAGACCAATGTCGGCGAGCGCGGCGTGCGCCTCTCCGGCGGCCAGCGCCAGCGCATCGGCATCGCCCGCGCGCTGTATTATTCCCCCGAAGTACTGGTGCTCGACGAAGCCACCGCCGCGCTCGACAACGCCACCGAGCGTCGCCTGATGGCGGCGATCGAGGAGGCCAAGAGCGGCCGCACGCTGGTGATGATCGCTCACCGCCTGTCGACCGTGCGCAATTGCGACCGCATCTTCTTCATCAAGGCCGGCCGCGTCGCCGCTTCCGGCACCTATGACGAGCTGATCGCCACCTGCGCCGAATTCCGCGAACTGGCGCAGGTGCCGCAGATCGAGGATGCACCGCCCCTCGACCAGAGCGCTCAGGCCTGACCCCTGGCCGGCCTGATCCCTCGCTCGCCGTACTGCCCGATGGCTCTCCTTCCTGCGGAATACCGATGAACCAGGCCCCCTCGCGCGCCCCTATAGATCCGCCTGCCCCGGCGCGCGCCGGCGCGCCCCTGAACATCACGGTGCGGCCGGGTTGGAACAGCCAGAACCCGTTCACCATCATGTTCGCCGAGGCACTCGCCGCGCAGGGCAACACGGTGGGGGACCGGATCGGTGGGGTGCGCTTCTATCCGTTCGGGGCGGATGTGATCGTGCTGCACTGGCCGGACGAGTATTTCTTCGTCCGCTCACTCAAGGCGACGGCGCGGGCTTTTCTGTTCCTGCTGGCGAAGTGGCTGCTGGGCGCCAAGCTCATCTGGGTGGTCCACAACATCGAGCCGCACGACAAGGACAAGCCGCCTTTCCCGACCGGTCGGCGGGCCCTGTTCGCCGCGATCGACGGGCTGGTCTTTCTGTCGGAAACCTCGCGCACGTTGCTCTATCAGCGCTGGCCGGAGCTGAAGGCAAAGCCCTTCACCGTGGTCTCGCACGGCCATTACAAGGGCCGCGCCATCGCGCCGATGACCGCGCCGCGGGCGGTGAGCGAGCCGGTACGCCTCGCCTATATCGGCCAACTGCGTCCCTACAAATCCGCCGACACGCTGATCGAGCTGGTGCGCGCTTTGCCGCCGGAATCGGTGACGCTGAAGGTCGGCGGCAACTGCCCGGATAAAGGCTTTGCCCAGCGCCTGCGCCAGTTCGCCGAGGGCGCGCCCAATGTCGCGCTCTCCCTGGGCTTGCTGTCGGACAGCGAAATCGAGCAGCAGGTGGATGGCGCGGATGCGGTCATTCTGCCTTATCGCGACATCCTCAACAGCGGCTCGGCGATCTATGCCCTCTCGCGCGCGCGGCCCGTGCTGGCGCCCCGGCTCGGCAGCCTGATCGAGCTGCAGCAGCAGGTCGGCGCCAACTGGCTCTATCTCTATGAGGGCGAGTTCAACGCCGAGGTGCTGGCGAGCTTCATCGCCTGGCTGAAGGCCCCGGGCCGCGAGGGGGAGCCGGATCTCAGCAGCCATGAATGGGAACCGATCGGCCGGCAGCTCGACGGCTTCTTCCGGCAGCTGAAGGCCCGCTAGAGCATTTTCGAGCGAAGTGGATTCCGGTCCGCGTGAAGAAGAAGTGGATTCCGGTTCGCGTGAAGAAAATGCGCCGGAACAATGAGTTAGAGCTTTTCCGGTGAATGGGAGTTCACCGGAAAAGCTCTAGCCCCTCACTCCGCCGCCGCGGGCTGGCCGCTGGCGAGCCAGCGGTCGAGGAAGGCGTCGAGCCAGAGGCGGATGCGGCCGTCATGCTGGAGGCGGTCGACGAAATGGGCGCGCGGCGGGCGGGCGCCGGGCAAATGGAAGCTGTCGGCCCCGGTCACCGTCCAGCGGCACATCATGTGGTGCGTCACTTCCGGGTGGAACTGGATGCCGAGCGCCGCCGGACCGTAGCGGAAGGCCTGGTTGGGGAAGGCCTCGCCTTCCGCCAGCAATTCCGCCCCCGCCGGCAGGGCGAAGCCCTCATTGTGCCAGTGATAGACATGCTCGGGCCAGGCGATCTCGGCCACTCCGCCCTCGCCCACTCCGCCCTCGGCCAGCAGCGCGGCACCGGCCTGCGTCGCGCGGATCGGGTAATAGCCGATCTCCACCAACCCCTCCGGGTGGCGGGCGACCGGCGCGCCGAGGTGACGGGCGAGCATCTGCGCGCCGAGGCAGATGCCGAGATAGGGCTTGCCCTCGGCGAGCGGCACGCCGATCCAGTCGATCTCCGAGCGGACATAGGCGTGGCAGTCATTGGCGCTCTGCGGCCCGCCGAAGATGATCGCGCCGCTATGTTCGGCCAGCGTCGCCGGCAGCGCATCGCCGAGGCAGGGGCGACGAATATCCAGCCGATAGCCACGCTCGGTCAGCAGGCGTCCGATTCGTCCGGGTGAGGAATGCTCCTGATGGAGCACGATCAGCACGGGATGCGGCATGGTCTCCAGGCGCCGGGCGGGCGTCGCATGGTTCGGGGGACACGAAGCGCGGGCGTTGCCGACCGCAGCTCAACAGGTCACAGGCAAGGATGGCGCCAGTTGGGCACCGGCATCAAGCCGCCCGTATCGTGCTCAACTCTCGGCGTCGAAGCTGGCGCGAACCTGTTTGCGGATCTGCACCCGGTCGCGCGAGGCGACGTTCAGCAGCTCGGCGGCGCGCCAGACCAGATTGTCCTCGAACTCGGTGAGCCCGCCATCGGCATAGGCGACCTCGAACATCATGGCGACGACGCGCTTGCGGCCCTCATCATCCATGGCGCGGTTGAGCACGCTGGTGAAGGCGTAGAGGTCGACCGCCTCGGCATCGCGGGCGATGGCGGCCTCCAGCAGGCGCTCGGCCTCCGCCGCGTCGAGGTTGAAATGCGCCCCGAGAATGCCGCGCAGCTTGGCCATTTCCTCGGCGCCGATCACCCCGTCAATGGTGACGACATGCACCAGCAGCGCGGCGGCGGCGAGCCGGTAATCATTCTCGGCAAAGGCCACCTCGCGCGTGCCGCCGGCGATCTCGGCGATGAAATCGGTCAGGCTGCGCAGCATGCTGGCGGGCTCTCAACGAGGGACGCGGGGGATGGCAGGGCGACCCGCCTCGCGGCGGCCGGCCTTACCGGAATGGTTCTAGGTGATTGTGCGTAGCCGAATCACCGCCCCCGCGCAACGGGCGGGGCGGGAAGGCGTTGTGGGACAAGACGGCACGCACCGTCATGGCGCACCGTCATGGCCGGGCTTGGCCCGGCCATCCACGACTCTCCGCCGTCGCACGCGACCAAAGACGTGGATCCCCGGGTCAAGCCCGGGGATGACGGTGTGACGGAGATCTGGCGAGAGCATTCTGACGGGTGAGCCAGGCCTCGGGTTCGCGCCCCCCCCCAAAAAAAGCCGGCGGGGTCGAGGAACCCGCCGGGGAGAGGTAGAGCGGTGGCGCGGCCGGTTGCTTCCGGCCGGCGCCGATGGGTGATCGCCTATTCCAGATAGTCGGCGAAGCGCGCGACATGGTCGGCAAGGCCGAGCGCGTGGTTGCGCACCAGCACCTCGGCAAGGTCGGTGTCGCGAGCCTCCAGCGCCTGGATGATGGCGAGGTGATCCTGGATCGAGCGGTCGGCCCGGTCCTCCTCGCCGATCGTCTTGCGGCGGATCATGCGCATATGGGTGAACAGGTTCTCGGCGAGATTCACCAGAATGCCATTGCCGCCCATGGCGATGATGGTCTGGTGGAACTGGATGTTCACCTCGGAATATTCGTCGAGCTTGGCGTGCGGGGCGCCATTGGGATCGTCGAACGAGGCGAACATTTCCCGCAGCCGGCCGATCTCGTCATCGGTGGCGTGCTGGGTGATGAGCCGGGCGGCGAGGCTTTCCAGCGCCGCCCAGACCTGGATCATCTCGATGACCTCGCGCTTGGTCTTGCGCACCACATAGATGCCGCGGCGCGGCACCGAGTGGACGAAGCCCTCGCGCTCCAGCTGCGCCATCGCCTCGCGCACCGGGGTACGGCTGACCCCGAGGCTCTGGGCGAGCTGGCGCTCGTCGAGCCGCACTTCCTGGGTCTGGTCGTAGATATTGAGCGAGACGATGACTTCCTTGAGCGCGGTATAGGCGCGGTTCTTGAAAGTGGACGTGTCCTCCAGCGGCGCCACGGAGAGCTTCGCAGCCCCGCCATTCACCCGGCGAATGGTGCTTTCGATGCTCATCATGCAGCGTCCGTCCCGGGGTCCGTGGCCGACCGGGCGCCGGCCGGACGGAGATGATGAAGCCTGGTGTGGGCACAGAACATTGGCGTTGCCTCCCGAACCCCCCGATACCTCGGTCCGCCAGCGCGCCTCCATCGAGCTTCTATGGCTCGTCTGCGGGGCGGGTTCCTGCGGCGGCCGTGTGTTGCCCGATCTCCCTCTCCGGGGGCGAGGGATTCGGCGGAAGAGCGATTTGCCCCGCTCTTCGCCTGGGCGCCGACCGGACCTAACGCTGCGTCAGGTTCCGTTCGGCCCAAAAGCCCGCCGCGCGGTGAGCGCGGCGGGCCTTGTCATTGTCGTCCTCAGGCCGGCTGGGCGGACGTGCCGCGCAGCTTGCCGAACAGGTGGCCGAGGACCGGCCAGATGCCGGCGAGGACACCAAGGCCCATGATCGAGGCCACGAGGCCGTTCGACCAGAACACCGAGATCGAACCGCCCGAGCCAAGCAGGGACTGGCGGAAGG
Above is a window of Ancylobacter sp. WKF20 DNA encoding:
- a CDS encoding ABC transporter ATP-binding protein; its protein translation is MKIDGISEFWSLLSRTRRREFIVLLGFQFVLSVLEFIAVGAVPAYVLLMSRSQEAMALPQLRPWLDWVGIHDSVTLIYAGGVGVIALFLLRGAFNLVVLKVQARFMAALGGDLSLRLFTAYLHAPYLFHLTQNTAHFIHVVMGETGRMGGNFLQPLLTAAQAIFILGALTTLVVVSDPFLALMLGITAGGSCFLFMRLNREKLHRVGLEFSRRNRQITQTLNEGLGSYKHTRLRGLEGDIRGEFQQHAQVREETQRTMRFNQGLSKPVFETVGLTALILLVFVMLLQGRSPDLVVPTLAMLGAVAVRMLPTLNQLAVALSTMRSNLSAVHSLVDEYRALGIGPDEPTFDTAGTAKPLAMGDIVFSDVTYRYPGQNHDALQNLSLTIPAGSSVAFVGPTGSGKTTAVDVMLGFLAYSGGDITVGGRSIGENLAGWQRLIGYIPQAIYLTDASIRRNVALGVPESEIDDAAVWRALEAAQLTDYVRGLPEGLQTNVGERGVRLSGGQRQRIGIARALYYSPEVLVLDEATAALDNATERRLMAAIEEAKSGRTLVMIAHRLSTVRNCDRIFFIKAGRVAASGTYDELIATCAEFRELAQVPQIEDAPPLDQSAQA
- a CDS encoding glutamine amidotransferase; this translates as MPHPVLIVLHQEHSSPGRIGRLLTERGYRLDIRRPCLGDALPATLAEHSGAIIFGGPQSANDCHAYVRSEIDWIGVPLAEGKPYLGICLGAQMLARHLGAPVARHPEGLVEIGYYPIRATQAGAALLAEGGVGEGGVAEIAWPEHVYHWHNEGFALPAGAELLAEGEAFPNQAFRYGPAALGIQFHPEVTHHMMCRWTVTGADSFHLPGARPPRAHFVDRLQHDGRIRLWLDAFLDRWLASGQPAAAE
- a CDS encoding TerB family tellurite resistance protein, with the translated sequence MLRSLTDFIAEIAGGTREVAFAENDYRLAAAALLVHVVTIDGVIGAEEMAKLRGILGAHFNLDAAEAERLLEAAIARDAEAVDLYAFTSVLNRAMDDEGRKRVVAMMFEVAYADGGLTEFEDNLVWRAAELLNVASRDRVQIRKQVRASFDAES
- a CDS encoding GntR family transcriptional regulator codes for the protein MMSIESTIRRVNGGAAKLSVAPLEDTSTFKNRAYTALKEVIVSLNIYDQTQEVRLDERQLAQSLGVSRTPVREAMAQLEREGFVHSVPRRGIYVVRKTKREVIEMIQVWAALESLAARLITQHATDDEIGRLREMFASFDDPNGAPHAKLDEYSEVNIQFHQTIIAMGGNGILVNLAENLFTHMRMIRRKTIGEEDRADRSIQDHLAIIQALEARDTDLAEVLVRNHALGLADHVARFADYLE